CAATGCTTGACCAACTAATTGTATCCCACTCCTAATTCCTTCTAACAATCATCTCACAATCCATGAGAACACACATACACCTATCTACGCTACAACTattcatcaaatttcaaaatcaatttgCTTCCTGGTTAAAACATATGCCACAGACCATGTACTATCAATCATCAAACATTTCTCCACTATTGTGAAATGCAGCAGAACAAAGCTGTAAGAGATAATATAGAAGGAGAGCAAAGTATTTCCAGTATCCTGATCATGCAAATTTGACGGACATCAATAACTGCAGGGGCGCAAATGCTTCATACCTAAACCCCTCCACTGCCTCAGTGCCATTAGACAAACCTCTGAGATACGGAAAACTATCCGTCAAAGTAAATGCTACTCCCACTTTGAAGcataaattttttatcaatatttaattttgacatttttgcaACATAATGTTCACAAAATGAAGGGTAGAGAAATGACATATAGACATCAATGATTTTTTATTTATCTTACTTGAATCGGGGAGAGGGTTTTGTTGGGGTGGTTTtttttgtgggggggggggCAAATAAGGTGTAATGGCAATTGATCTCAACCAAACATGGTAAAGTCAAACCAATCCAGCAATGTTTAAGAGACGGAACAAAAACGATATATCTTCACGTTTGTAAGAttcaattcatttttatttcatttacttgtGTTAGGGGAGAGGGTTGGTAGGGGTGGGGAGGACTTGTTTTTACTGTTGTCATCCCAAATATTGTACAAATATTTTAGTCCTTCAGTAAATAGCAATGCTTTAGAAGTATAAGAAGATTGACATACAATAGACATAAAGAGATGAAACTAACCTCTTCAAGCAGTTTTCTGGACGGGTCAGCCTCTGGGTATAATTGAGCCCATGCTCTTGACCAAATTTCAAATGCCTCATCCTTCCACACCACAAAGCTGGAAGGATCCACAACGGTAGGTTGTATAATCTCCTTTGCAGGGAAGACTCCCCATGTAACAGCATTCACATCAGTTTGGTTGGTGTTTGAAATCCAACTTCCCGCTTTATCCACAGCCATATAGGTGAGGAATGGGTATCCTTTGCATCTCTCAACAAGAGAGTTCAACTTTTCTTTGGAGCAGAAAAATTCCAAGTAGGCCTTCTGATAAACATATCCACCTGGCCCACCCCATCCTGCAAACCATGTTTACATACAGAGCAGTTAAAAGTCATTTTCTCAAGAATTCCTTATATCCGATCTATTAATACCAATGTTGATCAACAGATTCCCGGATCAACGCAAAGACATTAAATTACTGCTCTAGTTTGATCCCTATTTTCTTTGATCTAAAGAAATTTATCAACTTCATAGAAGTAAATAGTGCAGCAGTCAATCCCATTCCTGAAATACCCAGCAAATTCAATATCTACTTGAAGAGTTTATAATGGAGTTTGACCCACAAAAGGGACGTGCAAATGTTAAAAGTTTCTATTAAGAAAAAATTCATTCAAAAAGAATACTGATTTTCAGCATGTGAGGATCTGTTTCCACCTGACCCAAACTTTAGGAGGAAAAGGGAAGACAGGGTCCCAGGTATTACtcttgaacaaaattaataaaataaaaaatctgcATTCCAGGTAAGAAACAACTCACCAAGAGATGGAGTGTCAGACTTTACTCCATTAACTGCTGGTTGGCTGTTGATTGTTAGGAAACCTTTTAAGTTTATAGCACCCAGCGGTTCATTTATGATCCTTGTCTCTGGCTGAAGGCCATCTAATTCGGACCATGGGCAGCTTCTTAATTGCCCGAGACAAAATTGCTTAAATTTCTGATGTGACGAAATTCATCAAGAATCAGAGCTTCCGCAGAAACAGTACTTTCTTCAGATGAATGTAAAAATGTAACGAGTAATTGTACCTCATAAATATCCTGTAAACTTCTTAGAGGGACAACCCATTCTTCTGAAAGTCTCTTACCACGTGCACGAGGCCTCATgaactgtttaaaatttatggCATAGCCACATGAATGGAATATATAATAAGATGAATTAAGCATCAACAACTTGGTCAAAGGTCCATAAATCTAAACAGAAGGTGATATGATTTATTTCTCCCTGTAAAACTTTCTCTAAAAACATGGCTGAAAACAAAGGTCATTCTATTACTCATTCTTTGTTGCACATGAGAAAGAATTTTCAccaatttaaaataattacacACAGGTAAAGGGCCTGTTCTCATTTGCTTCAAGATAGTTCTAATTTTGTAATTTAACTAAAGGATgctttcagtttttcttttgaaacaGAAAGTTGTTGTCTCTATGAGCACCTTGGAGGAGCTTTCTAGAGATTGAACTTTATAATAAAATGTTACTTCTAAtgtttcaaacaacttttgaaAAGTCAATCTGAAGTGCTCTAAAAAAATCAAGGATGGTAGAATGGGCTGTAACTCCTCACAGTTGTCAAAACCTGGAGTAGATTCAAAAGTTAATGTCCATTATAGGGTTCCCATTACCAGATTTTGATTATGCTTCTTCCTGTGACTTGGTATTTAGTTGGAGATACAGATCAACTCCTAAAATTAGGAACTCAAACAAACATATGATCTTTTGAGAAACCATGAGAGGATATGAACATCTGGCACAAAAAGGATCATTAAACAGAAGACTACCAGAAAATGATCCATCAGACCATAAAATCTCCCTGTACCATATAAAGAAGTCAAGTTGTTCTTTATCCACTTGAATTTCTAAACCTTTAATTGCACATGTACCAGGAAGGCTTCTTATTATAGGATCCTCGCAAAAAGCTACTTAAAAGGAGGGGGGAAAGATCTTTAGGAATGCTTACTATCCTCATGGATTTCCTGAATTTCAACAGAGCCAGAGTCATATAGGAGTTAATTCAGTAATTCCAGCCACTTTGAAATATATTCTGCTGACTCGCAGCATATGAAGAGGAGAAGATCAGATGGGACAGTGCTCTCATAATGGATCATTAAGTTAGACAGTAAAAAGTAGGAGGTAAATCTCTTGATTGAAGTTGAAACTACCTATGACTCAGCAATGGTTCAGTCAGAAAATCTGTCCTCATGCTAAGAATCTAAAATTATCAGAATGCTTTAAGGAGGTCTGTATAGTTTGCCATTTTTTACAGGGAAgaaaaaacttttaaaatccTATACTGACATTTCACTTATTTCTAGTAAATAAAGATCGGAATCAAGAAGCTGTAGTGGCAAAATTATTAAATCAACTATGTAGGGCTTTAGACCAAGGCATGGACttgatcatcaaaatcataGCCTTCCAACACTTCCTCTTGAGAATCATATAAAAAAAACGAAATTTCAAATAGTCTCTTTTCTACTTAGCAAGCACCATTCCCTAAACGCAAAGCTCTGCTAGATTTTATGGATAGAAGTTTACAACTTGCAGAACTATGATGTTTTCTATGGAAACAGGTTACAATTGGAAGGCAAAACAGAGGAAGAGAAACATTTACAATCACCTAAGAATTAAAAACCTATGCAATGGCAGATAAAGTACAAAAAACTACATAGCACCCCAAAGAACTAGGAGATGATAACATATGCTTAGGCAgaaagtgaaaagtaaaagtcaatgactttaaaatataaaaagaaaaaaaaagttattaagATCTCCATACTTGATAGTCTGAAAGTGCTCCATATGATGCATTTCGAGAATCACCCCATCGGCCATGTGGGTAATGTTCCCAACCTATGGTCCTTGAAATATAGCTCTTTGGACGATTGGCCCTGCAATAGTAGAAACGAAAGATGAAATGTTTGAGTTTTCGATAATCATCCACATAATAGATGAAATCACTAAGACAGAGacagacagagagagagagagagagagagaggagtgCAAAAATGGGCTGATTCAGTATTATATACCAAAATATAGGGCGAACATCTTCTTTAACACGATAAATATTAGTGGGACGTCTCCAAGGCAATGTCCTTGAAATCTTTGATTCCTCAATCAGACCAAGATTCTACACATGCAAGCTTTCATAAGCCACTAACTTCCAGCACTATACTAATAATGGAAATGACTAGATAACCCACACAGGGATAATGAGAAATGACAACAAACCATCAATATAGCCAATGCAGActtctccatgtttaatgtataaACATGCAATGTCTTGATTCCACTAGCCAAAATCCTCTTGCACATTTCAGTTCCAAGGTGAATCCCGTAGTTTCTCACAGCTTCTTCATTGTCCTTGATAGGCTCTAAGGCAGCAGTAATCTCAGGAGGAATCTACAATTATTCAGTAAACTTAGTATGGAACTTAAACGCACAAGCACCTAATGTTGTCTGAGTAACCACATAGTTCAACAAGTTGCCAATCACTTAAAATGAAATTAACCAGCACTAACTAGAGATACTGGATTTGTATCAATTCTGCATTCCCACATAGTTGCTATTTGAATAAAATCGAAATTGTCATCATTCTTCATATGTTAAATAAGAATGAGCAGAACATTTATTTACTACTACAATGACTGTTAAGCATAGTGAAGCAAACTAATGTGTCAACTTAAATGAGAACTGTTAGGACTAATACAACATATGCTTTAAAGAAGTTGACATATTACATATCTAAATACCTAGTATCATGCATAGAGAGAGGAATAAACTTATAGAGGTGGAAGGTATGCAGAAAAGATTCACAACCTTAGATTTTAAGGCTCACAATGACCAGAAGACTAATTGTGATCTGATTATTAATTCTTGCAAATTGTATATGTCCAGTAGTATGTTAGAGTAGCTGCATGGTAATAAGTGAATTTTCACTCACTAGAAAGACTCTCAAGTGTTAAGATTTTAAAGTAcaatagaaaaaattgatgcaCAAGATAAAAAATTATCTGTCTTGTGTACAAATGACCTTCTAAAAAAGCACATTTGCCCACATAACTCTTGATCTTTGTGAAAGAATGCTATTAATTGCGGCCTTTACCTTAGTCTTGCAAAAGCCGGTCATACGAAGGAAGCCCCTGTAATTATTGATGGGCATAATCCCAGGAACAATAGGGCAAGTTATGCCAATTTGGCGACAGTCATTAAcaaatttgaggaaaatatcAGTATCATAGAAGAGTTGAGTTATAATAAGATCAGCTCCGGCATCAACCtgcagaaaatttcagaatCAACCACCATAAGCAAAAGAAAGTTTAAGTTCCCACATCCAAACCTCTGGAAAAAGCCAAAAGGAATAAATTAATCACAATTCAAAAGACAGCGTCATATCAAGGGGCTAAATACAAACCTTTCTCTTCAGATAGGCAAGGTCGCTTTGATATGCCTCAAGCGGGGCAATCCCATTAGCAGGTATAACATCAGGATGAGCCTCTGAGCAGGAAAGGACACCACATTAACATCATGGTTACACTCTTTACACTAATACATCAACACAGCATCGTCCAAAACAACAACTTGAATTACTAAAAACCCACCTGGATAACCAGCAACAGTGATCCCAAAATAATCCCCATATTTGGCACGAATATGTTTCACCTAAATAGATTAAACAGCTCAAAACTACTCATCACCAACATCAAAATGTAGCCAGAGTTCACACCCAACTAGCACTAAATGGTACTATATGCACAGTAAACATTAACGATGTTATCAAACAAGCGTAAAACAATCAACATCAACTTAATTGAATGAGCAACAATCAGAACATAACGAACACAATCAGAATCAAACTCAGAGGCAAACTTACCAGGTCGAGAGCGCAGGCAAAGCCACCTTCCACCTGGACGAACTTATCCTGGCCATGAGGGGGATCTCCCCGCAAAGCAAGGACATTCTGGAGGCCGTTGGATTTTATAGCATCCAGAGCGTGATCAATTTTCTCCACAGGCATATTGGTACACGTCAAGTGCATCATGGTCTCGACGCAGACCATATTCTGCATCCGATTCGCGATCTCCAGCGTCAGATCCGCCGTGGATCCGCCCGCACCCCACGTGATATCACAGAAATTCGGGTTATGGACGACCATCCTCTCCATTCTTTCGAACAGGTTGTCGACGCCATCTTCTGTCTTGGGTGGGAAGAATTCGAAGGAGAAAACAACCTTGTTTTCGTCCTTGGCGGCCTTCTGGATCTTCTCAATCACCTTCATTATCAACGAAATTTAAATCCAATCGAAAATATGTATACCTCGATTGATCTGTCAATGCTCCAGCGGTGTCGGCGAGGAATTCCCGACACAATGCTGCTGTAGCAGTAGCTTTCTGTCAAGCCAAAAAATCACACCAAGATAAGTAGAATTCGCTAGCGTGGAGGAAGGAAGAAAGGAGAATAGAGCTCAGATCTGTTGCGTGGGGAATTTGGGGTGATTTATAGGGTCAGTGGCTTGCTACTCTCTCACCAACTGCTTCACCAACTCCTGTGTGGACTGTGGTCCTAATTGGTTGTCATTTGTATTCTGTTTCCATTTTTACTTTTGGAATAATTTACAAAGCTCCCCTGATGTTTGGCTTAATATCACTTAGCATCCCTATAGTTTTAAAAATCTTTCTTGTCTCCCTTATCAGATTGACAAGACAAGATTTCTTCATCATGGATAGAAAATGATGATATTACGCATCTAAAAATCCTTAATTGATTAAGgaaaattcaaacaaaaaaaggaatttggaaAAGCAACAACAATTAACAAAACTACTATTTATAATTGTGACATTTTTTAAATCCTATAGTAATAAAAGGTAAGGAATTTCTAATACTACTATTATCTAAAGCAAATCAAATATATATTAGAAGCAAATATATCTTATTTggatttctttcattttcaaaatcctGACTGTCACCTTCCTATTGTAATTAATAAAATCTATTCTTTATACTAAACGATATTGGTGAATTATAAGAGTGCTTTTTAATATTAGAACTTGTAATGATTTGTTACAATATTTGCTACTAATTTCCTCTTAAAGTGGCTCCTTTTGCCAttaaacttgtatttcttatttgTTGTCTTGCTGTCTTTATAATCTTAAAGTTGGAGTATTAATCATCGCAAAGTTGTAAAATTACTTATGTGCTGCAACTTTTCCTTATTGCACTTACATCTCTTTCAATTGGTCTTTTGCTTATTaggtttattttagttttagttGCTGCTTTCATATTCATATAAAGGATAAGAAGGGGTACAAATTAAAGTAAATTATATTATCTCTCCTCatctatgaatttttttttaatgcacaAGGGCTAACAATGTTACAAAACATGCCAATCAATGGGAAATAAGAGAGATTTTTGAAACCACGAGAGCACTAAGTGATATTAAGGGAAACCACAGAGGAGGTTTGTGAatgatcttttttctttttttttttttatgatgcATGTGGAAAAAATGGAGTAACTTTTTATTGCTTTGAAGTTTGAAATTGTTGATGCATTTGGAGTTTGGACCATCTGGCATGTTCCATTATTGCAAGTAAATCCTTTTCAAGATTCctcacaaaaggaaaaaatggaaaaggattTAACTGCTGAAATAGTCCTTGAGATACTTTAAGTTGTCTTAATAATGTAATTCTCAAATATTTAGTTGGCATAACTTGGTCATTCCAACCAACGGTTTTCAACCGGCTGTTTTGATGTCTAACAAATTAGAAACTGTTTCGGGCAAAAATCGTACAACATCGTGAGATGCTGAAGCCAAGAATAGGTACCACAGCAAACTCGTCACAAGTAACTTCTATTCATTTTAGAAATGTAAAGGGAGAATGAAAagagttaaaagaaaattaagggAATAGATAGGAGAAAGGCTAAGGTGGTAAGTCGTGCTTGATCCTACACGTTTCAAGGACGTTTGAGAAAGGCTGTGCATTGATAGAAGAGAGTAAGAGTGATTATAAGGATCAATAGCATTGAGTTGCGAGAGAAATTATACGTGAATAAGGGGTTAGTCCTTGAGAAGAAAGTGATGgacacaaaaataaataaatgaataaaagtGATTGGAGCGGGATATTAGGGAAATTATTGACatatgaaatttttgaaaaacaaaaaaagaatttaCGACGGCATTTTTATGTTATGTGGCCGAATCTCACCAATCAAAAGTAAATGATTTTAAAAGTgatgaattaaaaattttctattttggtTAGCGTAGAATAGTTAAATAATCTAAGAGGAATTATACTAAAGCCTACGAAAAATCAACGACCAAATAACAAATAAGGAATAAGAGGTACTAGCCTAAACATAAAAAGagcaaagggaaaaaggaaaggtAAGGAGAACCAAATTCTTAATTCAATTGATTGCAAGTAAAGAGAATTAGAGAAAATATTATTGCAACGTGGTAATCTACAGGCTAGACCCAAATCTTAAATGGCAAGTTGATACACCATCACTGTTGGTAAGCTATAAATGACAAGCGATCTTAAGTAGTCTTTAGTTGTACACAGTATTTGTATGTTATACGAATTAATGAAACAACACAATAAAGTGTGAGTTGTACCTCAAATCATATATGCAAACCATTGATCCCGCAAATCACTTGTGCAAGCTCAAATATGGCTGTGATTTAATGGTGCAATAATAACTATAAAACTCATTTGTGGTTATGTGTAAGGCTGCGAATGAATTAAACCGTCTGTGAGCCGTCTTAATCAAAACTCGATTTGAGATCGGTCAATATGGAATTCGAATTGAGATATAGCTGACTAAATTAAACTATCGAACTCAAGTCGAGTATAGAGAAACTCAAATCGCATGTGTAtgtttacatatatataaattttattttaataatgaaattacatatatattcctaacatttttattatttattaaggaaaaatgactattttagtaattttttaaaagataaaataattatttttttaaaactcgAGCAGGCTTGAACTCAAACTCGACTAGGTTCGAATTTGAGAATGAGTTCAAACTCAAGTTTTACATTAAAAACTTGTTTGATAACTTGATTAGGTTAAAGTTCAACTCGATCATATTCCATTGCAACCTTAATTATTTGAATGAGCTTATTTATCCTTAGACTACCTATTAACTATTTTGTTTGCTTTGCATGTTAAAAAAAGGTTATACAGTTTTATTGTTTGTTAAAATGGGAAATTTGTTTTTGGATTGCCATTTCATAAAAATAAGATATGTCTATATAGCAGTGTGTCTCGTAGAGTTAAAGGTAAAAATGATGTAAATGTGTACATGTTTAGGAATTGTTTTTCTATAAATAATATtgttttcaaaaattgactcgTACATTTTCCAATTTccacacatatatgtatatttttttccttggaAAATGTCCATACAAGAATCGTTTGAATATCCAAGTAGGAACATCTAAGtaagatagaaaaataaatctaCGGAAGTTTGGATGGACGGTTCTCTAAAAGCTGTCATAATTTGAAAGAAAAGTACTCCATTTGTGAAGGGTCTAGAATCACAAGAGAATATATTTGAGGGGCTGGTTTGATAATACCGAAATTGAAAAGTAAGTATTTCTACAAAAGGGTGTTAAAATGGTTAAAAATGCAATGTGAGCATGTCTAAATTAGATAACGGGTAGATTCAGTGGCTGGGTCCCACTCTCCTACCTCAACTCAACAACCCAGGACTTGGAGACCAAGATATGTGATTTCTGCTACATCTGTAAGAATTACTATATTAAAATTTCTCTAACTGTGATTTACATCCTCACGAGGTCAAACTTTGATCTAACTAATtcctcttctttattttttccttttgaccaTTAGGGATGGGTAGTCCGATGCCACAATTGCTGCATCTTCTAATGGAAAACACCtactgtaaaaaaaaaataatggaaAACACCTactctaaaaataaaaaatgggaaaataaagtccaaaattttagacaaaacaTAAAACAAATTAAAAGAACTACAAGTCCAATGGCTTTACGGCTATATAACCTTCTTATTACTAATAATAAAGACAAAATTGTAATGGTTATTTGCCATTTCTTTAACTTTAGTTCATTGAAACTTCTTTTGATgtcaaaatttgaaagattGACTTGGAAACAATTTGTTTGGTACCATAGGCAGAAACCTCGGGAACCTAGAGAAAATGCTCCCAAATTTCATCTGCAAGAGCTAGTAGCCCAAAACCTCTCAAACTTAATCCAAATTACACCTGATTTCCTGAACCTTATAAATTTTGGGACTAATTACAACAACTTCCTCTCAGGTATAGTAAATTTTGcactttattttctttaataCTATCTCTTATACTTTACCCAAGATCACTAGTCAATTCTAACATTGTATGACAACAATGTAAAAAAGATGTTCATATTCCCAAGGATTAATTAAAGTAAATCTCCCTCAAATTATAACAAGTTTTACACTTCACCCCTAGcattatctttttc
This portion of the Coffea eugenioides isolate CCC68of chromosome 11, Ceug_1.0, whole genome shotgun sequence genome encodes:
- the LOC113751130 gene encoding methylenetetrahydrofolate reductase 2-like, with protein sequence MKVIEKIQKAAKDENKVVFSFEFFPPKTEDGVDNLFERMERMVVHNPNFCDITWGAGGSTADLTLEIANRMQNMVCVETMMHLTCTNMPVEKIDHALDAIKSNGLQNVLALRGDPPHGQDKFVQVEGGFACALDLVKHIRAKYGDYFGITVAGYPEAHPDVIPANGIAPLEAYQSDLAYLKRKVDAGADLIITQLFYDTDIFLKFVNDCRQIGITCPIVPGIMPINNYRGFLRMTGFCKTKIPPEITAALEPIKDNEEAVRNYGIHLGTEMCKRILASGIKTLHVYTLNMEKSALAILMNLGLIEESKISRTLPWRRPTNIYRVKEDVRPIFWANRPKSYISRTIGWEHYPHGRWGDSRNASYGALSDYQFMRPRARGKRLSEEWVVPLRSLQDIYEKFKQFCLGQLRSCPWSELDGLQPETRIINEPLGAINLKGFLTINSQPAVNGVKSDTPSLGWGGPGGYVYQKAYLEFFCSKEKLNSLVERCKGYPFLTYMAVDKAGSWISNTNQTDVNAVTWGVFPAKEIIQPTVVDPSSFVVWKDEAFEIWSRAWAQLYPEADPSRKLLEEVRDTYFLVSLVDNDYISGDLFAVFNDL